The Lentzea guizhouensis genome contains a region encoding:
- a CDS encoding PaaI family thioesterase, whose translation MDRTRSCSWSDPQRLAEVVKETDGAEFLKKIGSGDLPAPPVAETTCITMAEIGDGYARFELTPAEWHHNPIGSVHGGILSTLADTALGCAVHSTLPAGTGYTSLDLTIKFTRPATLASGTLTCEGRVVTSGRRTATAEGRITDGSGRVIAHAVTTCLLFG comes from the coding sequence GTGGACCGCACCCGCAGCTGTTCCTGGAGCGATCCCCAGAGGCTGGCCGAGGTGGTGAAGGAGACCGACGGCGCCGAGTTCCTCAAGAAGATCGGCAGCGGCGACCTGCCCGCTCCCCCGGTCGCCGAGACCACCTGCATCACCATGGCGGAGATCGGCGACGGCTACGCGCGGTTCGAGCTCACGCCCGCCGAGTGGCACCACAACCCGATCGGCTCGGTGCACGGCGGCATCCTCTCGACGCTCGCCGACACCGCGCTGGGTTGTGCGGTGCACAGCACGCTCCCGGCGGGCACCGGCTACACCTCACTCGACCTGACGATCAAGTTCACCCGCCCGGCCACGCTCGCCAGCGGCACGCTCACCTGCGAGGGCCGGGTCGTCACGAGTGGCCGCCGCACCGCCACCGCGGAAGGGCGCATCACCGACGGCTCCGGCCGGGTGATCGCCCACGCCGTCACGACCTGCCTGCTCTTCGGTTGA
- a CDS encoding winged helix-turn-helix transcriptional regulator codes for MPMHMKGPLAALDQWQPDRCSIALALDVIGTKSAVLLLREAFYGTTRFDGFVRRVGITEAVAAKRLKELVEFGVLAKRPYREPGARTRYEYVLTEMGTALLPVIVGLMQWGDTYLRDDGPLQVVSAETGQPVSVRVAPAGTEGLGPEGLEVRINRRAGRS; via the coding sequence ATGCCCATGCACATGAAGGGCCCGTTGGCCGCGCTGGACCAGTGGCAGCCGGACCGCTGCTCGATCGCGCTGGCGCTGGACGTCATCGGCACGAAGTCGGCCGTGCTCCTGCTGCGCGAGGCGTTCTACGGCACCACGAGGTTCGACGGGTTCGTGCGGCGCGTGGGCATCACCGAGGCGGTCGCGGCCAAGCGGCTCAAGGAGCTCGTCGAGTTCGGCGTGCTGGCGAAGCGGCCCTACCGGGAGCCGGGCGCGCGCACGCGGTACGAGTACGTGCTCACCGAGATGGGCACCGCGCTGCTGCCGGTGATCGTCGGCCTGATGCAGTGGGGTGACACCTACCTGCGCGACGACGGGCCGTTGCAGGTCGTGTCGGCCGAGACCGGTCAGCCGGTCAGCGTGCGGGTCGCCCCTGCCGGCACCGAGGGGCTCGGGCCGGAGGGGCTGGAGGTGCGGATCAACCGAAGAGCAGGCAGGTCGTGA
- a CDS encoding alpha/beta fold hydrolase, whose amino-acid sequence MANVDIRGCGDSGVGWDGYSRTGIAGDLVAVVRHLGGPAVIIGHSISGGAATIAAATAPDVVAGVVELAPFTRAQSVDVGGLLRVKRFRAGYAQLAKVMIGGSLAAWKKYLDLAVPVKPADWTAELARIEAKLSEPGRMEVLQAMCKTSPADAGARLAEVTCPVLVVMGSADPDWADPRAEGEKVVADLPRGRGELVVVEGAGHYPHVQNPDEVLALAVPFLAKALARA is encoded by the coding sequence GTGGCGAACGTCGACATCCGCGGCTGTGGTGACTCCGGCGTCGGCTGGGACGGCTACAGCCGCACCGGCATCGCGGGAGACCTGGTGGCCGTCGTCCGCCACCTCGGTGGTCCCGCCGTGATCATCGGCCACTCCATCAGCGGCGGTGCGGCGACGATCGCGGCCGCCACCGCACCCGACGTGGTCGCCGGTGTCGTCGAGCTCGCGCCGTTCACCCGCGCGCAGTCCGTCGACGTGGGCGGGCTGCTGCGGGTGAAGCGGTTCCGGGCGGGCTACGCGCAGCTGGCGAAGGTCATGATCGGCGGAAGCCTGGCCGCCTGGAAGAAGTACCTCGACCTCGCGGTGCCGGTGAAGCCGGCCGACTGGACCGCCGAGCTCGCGCGCATCGAGGCCAAGCTGAGCGAGCCCGGCCGGATGGAGGTGCTGCAGGCCATGTGCAAGACCAGTCCCGCCGATGCCGGCGCGCGTCTGGCTGAGGTCACCTGTCCCGTGCTGGTCGTCATGGGCAGTGCCGATCCCGACTGGGCCGACCCGCGTGCCGAGGGGGAGAAGGTCGTCGCCGACCTGCCCCGCGGACGTGGTGAGCTGGTGGTCGTCGAGGGTGCCGGGCACTACCCGCACGTCCAGAACCCGGACGAGGTCCTCGCGCTGGCCGTGCCGTTCCTCGCCAAGGCGTTGGCCCGCGCGTAG
- a CDS encoding alpha/beta fold hydrolase, translated as MTEHLNIAGNTIAYDVTGQGPLVVLAHGIGDSRHSYRFLAPALVPGGERRHPRLW; from the coding sequence ATGACCGAGCACCTGAACATCGCCGGGAACACCATCGCCTACGACGTGACCGGGCAGGGGCCCCTCGTCGTGCTCGCCCACGGCATCGGCGACAGCCGCCACTCGTACCGCTTCCTCGCCCCGGCGCTGGTACCGGGTGGCGAACGTCGACATCCGCGGCTGTGGTGA
- the ileS gene encoding isoleucine--tRNA ligase — translation MSERTPLPAQVDLGELDRRIIRWWQDNDVFARSVEQTADGPAWVFYEGPPTANGMPGTHHVEARVFKDVFPRYRTMKGCSVPRRAGWDCHGLPVELAVEKELGLAGKPDIEKMGIAAFNEHCRESVLRHVGAFEQLTERMGYWIDLAHPYETMSPEYVDSVWWSLQRIHADGRLVEDFRVTPYCANDQTTLSDHEVAQGYESVTDPSVYVRLPLLESLHGIDDVELLIWTTTPWTLVSNTAVAVHPDVTYVVARTGQSVFVVAEPRLDAVLGEAEVLASVRGEELAGLRYSRPFDLVEIPDAHRVVLAGYVTTTDGTGLVHQAPAFGAEDLAVARQNGLPLVNPVGRDGRFLAEVPLVGGIFFKEADAVLVEELRNNGRLFRYEEFEHPYPHCWRCHWPLVYYAQPSWYIRTTDVREDLLRENERTNWFPEHIKHGRYGDWLVNNVDWALSRSRYWGTPLPLWRCAEGHVTAVGSRAELGRLAGTDLSTLDPHRPFVDAITFSCPECGEVATRVPEVVDAWYDSGSMPFASLGYPHAPGSVEAFEATYPAQYICEAIDQTRGWFYTLMAVGTLVFGRSAYENVVCLGHILAEDGRKMSKHLGNIIEPIPLMDTHGADALRWFMACSGSPWSARRVGAGPLDEIVRKVLLTYWNTASFFSLHASTRSWTPGDDRPVLDRWVLSELHTLVTAVDASMEQYDTAQAGRLLAAFVDDLSNWYVRRSRQRFSRGDENALATLHECLDVLTRLLAPFIPFITEEVWQRVIRPHDTAAAESVHLATWPVADDSRVSPGLSAEVAGARVVAELGRAARKSAGLRIRQPLGRALVSTPLSRELLDDVGDELNVKLMLPLDAASEVVDVEVRPNFRALGRRFGKRTQEVAAAITATDPRQLAETLRATGTFELAGSVTLEPDDVLVTEAPRSGWVVGSQQGVTVALDTALTPELEAEGRARDVVRLVQQARKDAGFEVSDRIELVLAAPDDIAAAVRTHREFIERETLAVSLALEAAEEVAVRVSKA, via the coding sequence ATGAGCGAGCGAACGCCGTTGCCGGCGCAGGTGGACCTCGGCGAGCTGGACCGCCGGATCATCCGGTGGTGGCAGGACAACGACGTCTTCGCCCGCAGCGTCGAGCAGACCGCGGACGGTCCCGCGTGGGTGTTCTACGAAGGCCCGCCGACCGCCAACGGCATGCCGGGCACCCATCACGTCGAGGCGCGCGTCTTCAAGGACGTCTTCCCGCGCTACCGCACGATGAAGGGCTGCTCCGTACCGCGCAGGGCCGGGTGGGACTGCCACGGGCTGCCGGTGGAGCTCGCGGTGGAGAAGGAGCTCGGTCTGGCCGGCAAGCCCGACATCGAGAAGATGGGCATCGCCGCGTTCAACGAGCACTGCCGGGAGTCGGTGCTGCGGCACGTCGGCGCGTTCGAGCAGCTCACCGAGCGGATGGGCTACTGGATCGACCTCGCGCACCCCTACGAGACGATGTCGCCGGAGTACGTCGACAGCGTGTGGTGGTCGTTGCAGCGCATCCACGCCGACGGGCGGTTGGTCGAGGACTTCCGCGTCACGCCGTACTGCGCGAACGACCAGACCACGTTGTCGGACCACGAGGTGGCGCAGGGGTACGAGTCCGTGACGGACCCGTCCGTCTACGTGCGACTCCCCTTGCTCGAGTCGCTGCACGGGATCGACGACGTCGAGCTGCTGATCTGGACGACGACGCCATGGACGCTGGTGTCCAACACCGCGGTCGCCGTGCACCCGGACGTCACCTACGTGGTCGCGCGCACCGGCCAGAGCGTGTTCGTGGTCGCCGAACCCCGGCTCGACGCGGTGCTCGGCGAGGCCGAGGTGCTCGCGTCGGTGCGGGGTGAGGAGCTGGCCGGGCTGCGGTACTCGCGGCCGTTCGACCTGGTCGAGATCCCGGACGCGCACCGGGTGGTGCTCGCCGGGTACGTGACGACCACCGACGGCACCGGCCTGGTGCACCAGGCGCCCGCGTTCGGCGCCGAGGACCTGGCCGTGGCGCGGCAGAACGGGCTGCCGCTGGTGAACCCGGTCGGCCGCGACGGCCGGTTCCTGGCCGAGGTGCCACTGGTCGGCGGGATCTTCTTCAAAGAAGCCGATGCCGTACTGGTCGAGGAACTGCGGAACAACGGCCGGCTGTTCCGCTACGAGGAGTTCGAGCACCCGTACCCGCACTGCTGGCGCTGCCACTGGCCGTTGGTCTACTACGCGCAGCCGTCGTGGTACATCCGCACGACCGACGTCCGCGAGGACCTGTTGCGGGAGAACGAGCGCACGAACTGGTTCCCCGAGCACATCAAGCACGGCCGCTACGGCGACTGGCTGGTGAACAACGTCGACTGGGCGCTGTCGCGGTCGCGCTACTGGGGCACACCGCTGCCGTTGTGGCGCTGCGCCGAAGGCCACGTCACGGCGGTCGGCTCACGCGCCGAGCTGGGCCGCCTGGCGGGCACCGATCTGTCCACTCTGGACCCGCACCGGCCGTTCGTGGACGCGATCACCTTCTCCTGCCCCGAGTGCGGTGAGGTCGCCACGCGCGTGCCCGAGGTGGTCGACGCCTGGTACGACTCGGGTTCGATGCCGTTCGCGTCGCTGGGCTACCCGCACGCGCCCGGCAGCGTGGAGGCCTTCGAGGCCACCTATCCCGCGCAGTACATCTGCGAGGCCATCGACCAGACCCGCGGCTGGTTCTACACGCTGATGGCGGTCGGCACGCTGGTGTTCGGCAGGTCGGCGTACGAGAACGTGGTGTGCCTGGGCCACATCCTGGCCGAGGACGGCCGCAAGATGAGCAAGCACCTGGGCAACATCATCGAGCCGATCCCGCTGATGGACACCCACGGCGCCGACGCCCTGCGCTGGTTCATGGCCTGCTCGGGCTCACCGTGGTCGGCCCGCCGGGTCGGCGCCGGGCCGCTCGACGAGATCGTGCGCAAGGTCCTGCTGACGTACTGGAACACCGCGTCGTTCTTCAGCCTCCACGCCTCCACCCGGTCGTGGACGCCCGGCGACGACCGCCCCGTGCTCGACCGGTGGGTGCTGTCCGAGCTCCACACGCTGGTCACGGCCGTCGACGCGAGCATGGAGCAGTACGACACCGCGCAGGCCGGCCGGCTGCTCGCCGCGTTCGTCGACGACCTCTCGAACTGGTACGTGCGCCGGTCACGCCAACGGTTCTCGCGCGGCGACGAGAACGCCCTGGCCACCTTGCACGAGTGCCTGGACGTGCTCACCCGCCTGCTCGCGCCGTTCATCCCGTTCATCACCGAGGAGGTCTGGCAGCGCGTCATCCGGCCGCACGACACCGCCGCCGCCGAGTCGGTCCACCTGGCCACGTGGCCGGTCGCCGACGACAGTCGCGTCTCCCCCGGGCTGTCGGCGGAGGTCGCCGGCGCCCGCGTGGTCGCCGAACTGGGCCGCGCCGCCCGCAAGTCCGCGGGCCTGCGCATCCGCCAGCCGCTGGGCAGGGCCCTGGTCAGCACCCCGCTGTCGCGGGAGCTGCTCGACGACGTCGGCGACGAGCTGAACGTCAAGCTGATGCTGCCGCTCGACGCCGCGAGCGAGGTGGTCGACGTCGAGGTGCGGCCGAACTTCCGCGCACTCGGCCGGCGCTTCGGCAAGCGCACCCAGGAGGTGGCGGCGGCGATCACGGCCACCGACCCCCGTCAGCTGGCGGAGACCCTGCGCGCCACGGGAACTTTTGAGCTGGCCGGATCCGTCACGCTCGAGCCGGACGACGTGCTGGTCACGGAGGCGCCGCGCAGTGGGTGGGTCGTGGGGTCGCAGCAGGGTGTGACGGTCGCACTCGACACCGCGCTCACGCCGGAGCTGGAGGCGGAGGGGCGGGCGCGAGACGTCGTCCGGCTGGTGCAACAGGCCCGCAAGGACGCCGGTTTCGAGGTCTCCGACCGCATCGAGCTCGTTCTGGCGGCACCGGACGACATCGCGGCAGCCGTCCGCACGCACCGCGAGTTCATCGAACGCGAGACGCTGGCCGTGTCCCTGGCCCTGGAGGCCGCCGAGGAGGTCGCCGTCCGGGTCAGCAAGGCCTAG
- a CDS encoding dihydrodipicolinate reductase, giving the protein MIATVVWGTGNVGRAAIRAVEAHPGLKLAAVVVHDPNKVGRDAGELAGTGYNLGVAATDDIDAVLAASPRAVVYAASGDIRPAEALADITKAIAAGAVVVTPSLYALYDPRSAPAELRDPVLKAIADGGGSLFVSGVDPGWGNDVLPLLVSGLGSQIDAVRCQEIFDYSTYDQPDAVRWLIGMGQPLDYQAPMLMPTVPTMVWGGQIRLMARALGVELDEIRETVDRRALDETVTTRTMGEFEAGTQGAIRFEVQGIVGGKPLIVIEHVTRIHASCATDWPTPPSGDGAHKVIIEGRPRIEVSVESDDEGENRSAGGNATAVGRLVNAIDWLAAAEPGLYDALDVPLRPVAGKLGRSTR; this is encoded by the coding sequence ATGATCGCCACAGTGGTGTGGGGCACGGGCAACGTCGGACGTGCGGCAATTCGGGCCGTGGAGGCCCATCCCGGGTTGAAACTGGCCGCGGTGGTCGTGCACGACCCGAACAAGGTGGGCCGTGACGCCGGGGAGCTGGCTGGAACCGGTTACAACCTCGGGGTGGCGGCGACCGACGACATCGACGCGGTGCTCGCCGCCAGTCCGCGGGCCGTCGTGTACGCGGCATCGGGTGACATCCGGCCGGCCGAGGCGCTCGCCGACATCACCAAGGCGATCGCGGCGGGTGCCGTGGTGGTGACACCGTCGTTGTACGCGCTGTACGACCCGCGGAGTGCGCCGGCCGAGCTGCGGGACCCGGTGCTGAAGGCGATCGCGGACGGCGGCGGGTCGCTGTTCGTGTCGGGTGTGGACCCCGGCTGGGGCAACGACGTGCTGCCGTTGCTGGTGAGCGGGCTGGGCAGCCAGATCGACGCGGTGCGCTGCCAGGAGATCTTCGACTACTCGACCTACGACCAGCCGGACGCGGTGCGGTGGCTGATCGGGATGGGGCAGCCGCTCGACTACCAGGCGCCGATGCTGATGCCGACCGTGCCGACCATGGTGTGGGGCGGGCAGATCCGGTTGATGGCGCGGGCGTTGGGCGTGGAGCTCGACGAGATCCGCGAGACCGTGGACCGGCGGGCGCTCGACGAGACCGTGACGACGCGGACCATGGGCGAGTTCGAGGCGGGTACGCAGGGCGCCATCCGGTTCGAGGTGCAAGGCATCGTCGGTGGCAAGCCGTTGATCGTGATCGAGCACGTGACGCGGATCCACGCGTCGTGCGCGACCGACTGGCCGACGCCACCCTCCGGGGACGGCGCGCACAAGGTGATCATCGAGGGGCGGCCGCGCATCGAGGTGTCGGTCGAGTCCGACGACGAGGGCGAGAACCGGTCCGCGGGTGGCAACGCAACGGCGGTCGGGCGGCTGGTGAACGCCATCGACTGGCTGGCGGCGGCCGAGCCCGGACTCTACGACGCGCTGGACGTGCCGCTGCGGCCGGTGGCGGGCAAGCTCGGGAGGAGCACGCGATGA
- a CDS encoding carboxymuconolactone decarboxylase family protein, giving the protein MNIDIPEGKDPIGYVWGEMVPGIGVAAANFSLAVYQHTTLGLREFEAARLRTAQINGCLFCLDWRTERDGQKVEETFIDAVTQWRTTDAFDDRTRMAAEYAERYALDHHGLDEDFWSRMTALYSQVEVVELTMSIGAWLSFGRLNHVLGLDAVCVLPSQLGAST; this is encoded by the coding sequence ATGAACATCGACATCCCGGAGGGCAAGGACCCCATCGGGTACGTGTGGGGCGAGATGGTACCGGGGATCGGTGTTGCGGCCGCGAACTTCTCGCTGGCGGTGTACCAGCACACCACGCTCGGGCTGCGCGAGTTCGAGGCGGCCCGGTTGCGGACCGCGCAGATCAACGGGTGCCTGTTCTGCCTGGACTGGCGGACCGAGCGCGACGGGCAGAAGGTCGAGGAGACCTTCATCGACGCGGTGACCCAGTGGCGCACCACCGACGCGTTCGACGACCGCACCAGGATGGCCGCGGAGTACGCCGAGCGGTACGCACTGGATCACCACGGTCTCGACGAGGACTTCTGGTCCCGCATGACCGCGCTGTACAGCCAGGTGGAGGTCGTGGAGCTGACGATGAGCATCGGCGCGTGGCTCTCGTTCGGGCGGTTGAACCACGTGCTCGGGCTCGACGCGGTCTGCGTGCTGCCCAGTCAACTCGGCGCCTCCACATAG
- the dinB gene encoding DNA polymerase IV encodes MFVSSTPILHADLDAFYASVEQRDDPRLRGRPVIVGGGVVLAASYEAKAFGVRTAMGGRRAARLCPQAIVVPPRMSAYSAASKAVFEVFRTTTPLVEGLSIDEAFLDVGGLHRIAGPPETIAARLRARVLAEVGLPITVGVARTKFLAKVASGVAKPDGLLVVPADGELEFLHPLPVERLWGVGTVTAAKLHALGISTVGEIAALGPDALVAMLGKAAGRHLHALAHNHDPRPVQVGRRRRSIGSQRALGRRPRTPDDLDAILASLIDGVSRRLRTADRSARTVVLRLVLRLRFADYTRVTRSHTLVHPTADTEVLLKAARVLLSAALPMITERGITLLGVSLAGLGKEDTIQLVLPFDECEPGALDTALDHVRDRFGGKAVTRAASIGRDTGVSVPLLPD; translated from the coding sequence GTGTTCGTGAGCTCGACCCCGATCCTGCACGCCGACCTCGACGCGTTTTACGCCTCCGTCGAGCAGCGCGACGACCCCCGGCTGCGAGGCCGCCCGGTCATCGTCGGCGGCGGCGTGGTGCTGGCCGCGAGCTACGAGGCCAAGGCGTTCGGCGTCCGCACCGCGATGGGCGGCCGCCGAGCAGCGCGGCTGTGTCCACAAGCGATCGTCGTGCCACCCCGGATGTCGGCGTACTCGGCCGCGAGCAAGGCGGTGTTCGAGGTCTTCCGCACCACGACACCGCTGGTGGAGGGCTTGTCGATCGACGAGGCGTTCCTCGACGTCGGCGGCCTGCACCGGATCGCCGGTCCACCGGAGACGATCGCCGCCCGTCTGCGCGCCCGCGTCCTGGCCGAGGTGGGCCTGCCCATCACGGTCGGCGTCGCGCGCACCAAGTTCCTCGCCAAGGTCGCCTCCGGGGTGGCCAAACCGGACGGTCTGCTGGTCGTGCCGGCCGACGGCGAGCTCGAGTTCCTGCACCCGTTGCCGGTCGAGCGCCTGTGGGGCGTTGGCACGGTGACCGCCGCCAAACTGCACGCCCTCGGCATCTCCACGGTCGGCGAGATCGCCGCACTCGGCCCGGACGCGCTGGTCGCGATGCTGGGCAAGGCAGCGGGCCGGCACCTGCACGCACTGGCCCACAACCACGACCCGCGCCCGGTCCAGGTGGGCAGACGCCGCCGCTCCATCGGCTCGCAACGCGCACTGGGCCGCCGCCCCCGAACCCCGGACGACCTCGACGCGATCCTGGCCTCGCTGATCGACGGCGTGTCCCGCCGCCTGCGCACAGCGGACCGGTCCGCCCGTACCGTCGTGCTGCGCCTCGTGCTGCGCCTCCGCTTCGCCGACTACACCCGTGTCACCCGCTCGCACACGCTCGTGCACCCCACCGCCGACACCGAGGTGCTGCTGAAGGCGGCACGCGTGCTGCTCTCCGCCGCGTTGCCGATGATCACCGAACGCGGCATCACGCTGCTGGGTGTTTCGCTGGCCGGGCTGGGAAAGGAGGACACGATCCAGTTGGTGCTGCCGTTCGACGAGTGCGAGCCGGGTGCGCTGGACACGGCGCTGGACCACGTGCGGGACCGGTTCGGCGGGAAGGCGGTGACGCGGGCGGCGTCGATCGGGCGGGACACCGGGGTGTCGGTGCCGCTGCTGCCGGACTGA
- a CDS encoding SDR family NAD(P)-dependent oxidoreductase codes for MRDWTGSVAFITGGAQGIGLGIARALGKRGVRLALADVDEEALASSAGELAAEVPLDVRDRVAFAAAADRVEAALGPVDLLFNNAGIVPFSVPAELTYDKWDLSLAVNLTGVVNGVQTFLPRMIRRGAGHIVNTSSAAGLVADPNVLYATAKAAVVALSESLRLTVAKHGVDVSVLCPGPVDTEIVRNTRSFDPTVALHDDYVPAVDAFLRSGPGIDEVGEMVVAGMEARSPWIFTGDEVRPHLEERLAAFLRALPTG; via the coding sequence ATGAGGGACTGGACGGGTTCGGTCGCGTTCATCACCGGCGGTGCGCAGGGGATCGGCCTGGGCATCGCCCGCGCGCTGGGCAAGCGGGGAGTGCGCCTCGCGCTGGCCGACGTCGACGAGGAGGCGCTGGCGAGCAGCGCCGGCGAGCTGGCGGCCGAGGTGCCGCTCGACGTGCGGGACCGGGTCGCGTTCGCCGCGGCCGCCGACCGGGTCGAGGCCGCGCTGGGACCGGTCGACCTGTTGTTCAACAACGCGGGCATCGTGCCGTTCTCCGTGCCGGCCGAGCTGACCTACGACAAGTGGGACCTCTCGCTCGCGGTCAACCTGACCGGCGTGGTCAATGGCGTCCAGACGTTCCTGCCCAGGATGATCAGGCGCGGCGCCGGCCACATCGTGAACACCTCGTCGGCCGCGGGTCTCGTGGCCGACCCGAACGTGTTGTACGCGACGGCGAAGGCGGCCGTCGTCGCCCTGTCGGAGTCGCTGCGGCTGACCGTCGCCAAGCACGGCGTCGACGTGAGCGTGCTGTGCCCGGGACCGGTCGACACCGAGATCGTCCGCAACACCAGGTCGTTCGACCCCACCGTGGCGCTGCACGACGACTACGTGCCGGCGGTGGACGCGTTCCTCAGGAGCGGCCCCGGCATCGACGAGGTCGGCGAGATGGTCGTGGCCGGCATGGAGGCCCGCTCACCGTGGATCTTCACCGGCGACGAGGTCCGCCCGCACCTGGAAGAGCGGCTGGCGGCGTTCCTGCGCGCGTTGCCGACCGGCTGA